A genomic region of Caenorhabditis elegans chromosome V contains the following coding sequences:
- the str-118 gene encoding Seven TM Receptor (Partially confirmed by transcript evidence), with product MVYSTWSTVTHIFGWFSFFTAIWATITLFVLIEKKSRKEFGGYKNFLRVYCFYAFIFSTIDWVVQPYAVMDINGLGYVFYSENRLFDLGYSLSHLLQILYCGCFIASSSFLSLNFIYRYVSSCHSHYLHYIQDFGLILIIAYCILPFVIWSICVYYIFSPTSEKTEYINMSTMQIENFNISGNPYVGVICYYILTTPLHNYGDVDWWTMGALLGLIIFQAVVPLVSVYVPTAIMIGGGMVGIYMGEIGHFVVMSISIYPPLDSVVFLLSIRDFRNALFCNSKIDNRGDSSNIRPGTAKISDILTRRLNYQQPAIPTLTI from the exons atggTCTACTCCACTTggtctacagtaacccatatTTTCGGTTGGTTTTCTTTCTTCACTGCCATTTGGGCAACCATCACACTGTTCGTattaattgagaaaaaatcaagaaaagaGTTTGGCggctataaaaattttcttcgagTATATTGTTTCTACGcgtttattttttccacaattgaTTGGGTAGTGCAACCATATGCTGTAATGGATATCAACGGTCTTGGATACGTATTTTATTCTGAGAATAGACTTTTTGATTTGGGTTATTCATTAAGCCACTTGTTGCAAA tattataCTGTGGGTGTTTTATTGCTAGTTCTTCATTTTTATCGTTAAACTTTATATATCGCTATGTATCATCTTGCCA CAGCCATTATTTGCACTACATACAAGATTTCGgactaattttaattattgcgTATTGCATCCTACCGTTTGTTATATGGTCTATTTGTGTGTATTATATATTCAGTCCAACatcagaaaaaactgaatatataaa TATGTCGACAATgcaaattgagaatttcaacATTAGCGGAAACCCATATGTTGGGGTTATATGCTAT tACATTTTGACAACTCCACTACATAATTATGGTGATGTTGATTGGTGGACTATGGGTGCGCTCCTAGGACTTATCATATTTCAG GCCGTCGTGCCCTTAGTCTCAGTATATGTACCGACAGCTATTATGATTGGAGGGGGTATGGTAGGAATCTATATGGGTGAAATTGGTCATTTTGTGGTGATGAGCATTTCAATATACCCACCACTTGATTCAGTCGTGTTTTTGTTATCAATTCGAGATTTTCGAAATGCTTTGTTTTGTAATTCAAAGATCGACAATCGAGGTGATAGTTCAAATATTAGACCAGGAacggcaaaaatttca gaTATTCTCACTCGGCGACTTAATTATCAACAACCAGCAATCCCTACATTAActatttga
- the str-118 gene encoding Seven TM Receptor (Partially confirmed by transcript evidence): protein MVYSTWSTVTHIFGWFSFFTAIWATITLFVLIEKKSRKEFGGYKNFLRVYCFYAFIFSTIDWVVQPYAVMDINGLGYVFYSENRLFDLGYSLSHLLQILYCGCFIASSSFLSLNFIYRYVSSCHSHYLHYIQDFGLILIIAYCILPFVIWSICVYYIFSPTSEKTEYINMSTMQIENFNISGNPYVGVICYYILTTPLHNYGDVDWWTMGALLGLIIFQILFYGISLICGILTYRSNMKLLRLAQLSKKIYKTQMQLLRAIVIQAVVPLVSVYVPTAIMIGGGMVGIYMGEIGHFVVMSISIYPPLDSVVFLLSIRDFRNALFCNSKIDNRGDSSNIRPGTAKISDILTRRLNYQQPAIPTLTI, encoded by the exons atggTCTACTCCACTTggtctacagtaacccatatTTTCGGTTGGTTTTCTTTCTTCACTGCCATTTGGGCAACCATCACACTGTTCGTattaattgagaaaaaatcaagaaaagaGTTTGGCggctataaaaattttcttcgagTATATTGTTTCTACGcgtttattttttccacaattgaTTGGGTAGTGCAACCATATGCTGTAATGGATATCAACGGTCTTGGATACGTATTTTATTCTGAGAATAGACTTTTTGATTTGGGTTATTCATTAAGCCACTTGTTGCAAA tattataCTGTGGGTGTTTTATTGCTAGTTCTTCATTTTTATCGTTAAACTTTATATATCGCTATGTATCATCTTGCCA CAGCCATTATTTGCACTACATACAAGATTTCGgactaattttaattattgcgTATTGCATCCTACCGTTTGTTATATGGTCTATTTGTGTGTATTATATATTCAGTCCAACatcagaaaaaactgaatatataaa TATGTCGACAATgcaaattgagaatttcaacATTAGCGGAAACCCATATGTTGGGGTTATATGCTAT tACATTTTGACAACTCCACTACATAATTATGGTGATGTTGATTGGTGGACTATGGGTGCGCTCCTAGGACTTATCATATTTCAG ATATTATTTTACGGAATATCATTGATTTGTGGTATTTTGACCTATAGAAGCAATATGAAGCTTCTAAGATTGGCtcaattatccaaaaaaatctacaaaactcAGATGCAGTTGCTCAGAGCTATTGTGATTCAA GCCGTCGTGCCCTTAGTCTCAGTATATGTACCGACAGCTATTATGATTGGAGGGGGTATGGTAGGAATCTATATGGGTGAAATTGGTCATTTTGTGGTGATGAGCATTTCAATATACCCACCACTTGATTCAGTCGTGTTTTTGTTATCAATTCGAGATTTTCGAAATGCTTTGTTTTGTAATTCAAAGATCGACAATCGAGGTGATAGTTCAAATATTAGACCAGGAacggcaaaaatttca gaTATTCTCACTCGGCGACTTAATTATCAACAACCAGCAATCCCTACATTAActatttga
- the str-118 gene encoding Seven TM Receptor (Partially confirmed by transcript evidence), producing MVYSTWSTVTHIFGWFSFFTAIWATITLFVLIEKKSRKEFGGYKNFLRVYCFYAFIFSTIDWVVQPYAVMDINGLGYVFYSENRLFDLGYSLSHLLQILYCGCFIASSSFLSLNFIYRYVSSCHSHYLHYIQDFGLILIIAYCILPFVIWSICVYYIFSPTSEKTEYINMSTMQIENFNISGNPYVGVICYYILTTPLHNYGDVDWWTMGALLGLIIFQIDNRGDSSNIRPGTAKISDILTRRLNYQQPAIPTLTI from the exons atggTCTACTCCACTTggtctacagtaacccatatTTTCGGTTGGTTTTCTTTCTTCACTGCCATTTGGGCAACCATCACACTGTTCGTattaattgagaaaaaatcaagaaaagaGTTTGGCggctataaaaattttcttcgagTATATTGTTTCTACGcgtttattttttccacaattgaTTGGGTAGTGCAACCATATGCTGTAATGGATATCAACGGTCTTGGATACGTATTTTATTCTGAGAATAGACTTTTTGATTTGGGTTATTCATTAAGCCACTTGTTGCAAA tattataCTGTGGGTGTTTTATTGCTAGTTCTTCATTTTTATCGTTAAACTTTATATATCGCTATGTATCATCTTGCCA CAGCCATTATTTGCACTACATACAAGATTTCGgactaattttaattattgcgTATTGCATCCTACCGTTTGTTATATGGTCTATTTGTGTGTATTATATATTCAGTCCAACatcagaaaaaactgaatatataaa TATGTCGACAATgcaaattgagaatttcaacATTAGCGGAAACCCATATGTTGGGGTTATATGCTAT tACATTTTGACAACTCCACTACATAATTATGGTGATGTTGATTGGTGGACTATGGGTGCGCTCCTAGGACTTATCATATTTCAG ATCGACAATCGAGGTGATAGTTCAAATATTAGACCAGGAacggcaaaaatttca gaTATTCTCACTCGGCGACTTAATTATCAACAACCAGCAATCCCTACATTAActatttga